A stretch of the Parachlamydia acanthamoebae genome encodes the following:
- a CDS encoding regulatory protein RecX encodes MMKITCFPSAKKSHLIVSIDEEEWKSIHTSIWGHKPSLPQECLAASLFEEQFYEMEYQATKQYVLRKLAVRSYFTQELRQSLLKVLVSDHTITRLIDEMTQKGYLDDQSHGERWIKSQAAKKWGPHIIAQKLKAKGVVIEGLPDLFESLYGADDRKKQIQLLLDRQAIKRNLSDYSQRQKAIASLIRKGFSTSEILNVMQSEFVEQFME; translated from the coding sequence ATGATGAAAATAACATGTTTTCCAAGTGCCAAAAAAAGCCATTTAATTGTTTCGATAGATGAAGAAGAATGGAAGTCTATTCATACCTCCATTTGGGGGCACAAACCCTCTCTTCCGCAAGAGTGTTTAGCGGCTTCCCTTTTTGAAGAACAATTTTATGAAATGGAATACCAGGCAACTAAACAGTATGTTTTGCGAAAATTGGCTGTCAGAAGTTACTTTACTCAAGAATTGCGACAATCTTTACTGAAAGTTCTAGTCAGTGATCACACCATTACACGCCTAATTGATGAGATGACTCAAAAAGGGTATCTAGATGATCAATCCCATGGCGAGCGTTGGATCAAGTCGCAAGCGGCTAAGAAATGGGGGCCCCACATCATTGCGCAGAAGCTGAAGGCTAAGGGGGTTGTAATTGAAGGCTTGCCTGATCTATTTGAATCTCTTTACGGTGCAGATGACCGTAAAAAACAAATTCAACTTTTATTAGATCGACAAGCCATTAAACGAAACCTTTCCGACTATTCTCAACGACAAAAGGCCATTGCATCATTAATTCGTAAAGGATTCAGTACAAGTGAAATCCTAAACGTGATGCAATCGGAATTTGTCGAACAATTTATGGAGTAA
- a CDS encoding DNA topoisomerase IV subunit A has product MEDVKQLMQIHYLKYASYVILDRAIPHVIDGLKPVQRRILHTLWSMDDGKLHKVANVAGQTMAYHPHGDAPITEALVNMANRGYLLDQQGNFGNIFTGDPAAAARYIETRLAALAKETLFNPDLTAYAPSYDGRHQEPIVLPAKIPLLLMQGATGIAVGMSTSILPHNFEELLEAEIAILEDREFSVFPDFPTGGIMDASDYNQGRGKVKLRAKIEVRDPKTLVITEICYGTTTESLIRSIDEAAKRGKIKIDAINDYTAEKVEIEIKLPRGQYAEELIQALYAYTECEVAIHSQIVVIKDDLPWETDVDSILKLHAEKLQEYLRIELELERDRFKEKIFAKTLEQIFIENRLYKNIENATSYEKVHEIIEKGLMPFHDQLTRIPHYDDREGLLSIPIRRISKFDLEKNLSEIHAIDKQLIEVEKHLKNVKKFTIHYLRGLLTKYAKDYPRRTEITSIEEINMRAIATRKMTVGFDPSTGFLGTKVTGKLSFECTNFDKVLILFDDGTYTVINIPEKQYLQTDHKKVVYVGCADKKTVISVLVKDPKSHFCFAKRFIISQFILDKIYRYFDEDLELQFISTQPNVKLEIQFIPKLKQKVSKMDFDFNETLVKGVSSKGIRVANRGVKKILVGKNEGTA; this is encoded by the coding sequence ATGGAAGATGTTAAGCAATTAATGCAGATTCACTATCTTAAGTACGCATCTTACGTCATCTTAGATAGAGCAATCCCGCATGTTATCGATGGATTAAAACCTGTACAAAGACGTATCCTGCATACTCTATGGTCTATGGATGATGGGAAGCTACATAAAGTCGCCAATGTTGCTGGTCAGACGATGGCTTATCACCCCCACGGTGATGCTCCCATTACAGAAGCTCTTGTCAATATGGCCAACCGGGGTTATCTTCTAGACCAGCAAGGAAACTTTGGGAATATTTTTACAGGCGACCCAGCAGCCGCAGCGCGTTACATTGAAACACGCCTTGCTGCGCTTGCCAAGGAAACACTGTTTAATCCAGATCTGACCGCTTATGCACCATCTTACGATGGAAGGCACCAAGAGCCCATCGTTCTGCCCGCAAAAATCCCTCTTTTGCTTATGCAAGGCGCGACAGGAATTGCCGTGGGAATGTCCACCTCAATTCTCCCACATAATTTTGAGGAGCTCTTAGAAGCCGAAATCGCCATTTTAGAGGATCGTGAGTTTTCTGTTTTCCCAGATTTCCCCACCGGAGGAATCATGGATGCCTCTGATTATAATCAAGGGCGTGGCAAGGTTAAATTACGTGCAAAGATTGAAGTTCGTGATCCAAAAACATTAGTGATCACGGAAATCTGTTATGGCACGACCACTGAATCCTTGATCCGTTCCATCGATGAAGCGGCTAAGCGGGGAAAAATCAAAATCGATGCGATCAATGATTACACAGCAGAAAAAGTGGAAATTGAAATCAAGCTTCCGCGTGGACAATATGCCGAAGAATTGATTCAAGCGCTCTATGCCTATACCGAATGTGAAGTGGCCATTCATTCCCAAATTGTGGTGATCAAAGATGATCTGCCATGGGAGACAGATGTTGACTCTATTTTGAAATTACATGCTGAAAAATTACAAGAATATCTTCGTATTGAGTTAGAGCTTGAACGAGATAGATTTAAAGAAAAAATCTTTGCTAAAACACTCGAGCAAATTTTCATTGAGAATCGTCTTTATAAGAATATCGAGAATGCCACTTCCTATGAAAAAGTGCATGAAATCATCGAAAAAGGACTCATGCCCTTTCATGATCAGCTAACGCGCATTCCACATTATGATGATAGAGAAGGCTTGCTAAGCATTCCAATCAGAAGAATTTCTAAATTTGATTTAGAAAAAAATCTATCAGAAATTCATGCCATTGACAAACAATTGATTGAAGTTGAAAAGCATTTAAAGAACGTCAAGAAGTTTACAATCCATTACTTAAGGGGGCTTTTGACAAAATATGCAAAAGATTACCCGCGTCGCACGGAAATCACGTCGATTGAAGAAATTAATATGCGAGCAATTGCAACGCGGAAAATGACAGTGGGTTTTGATCCAAGTACTGGGTTTTTAGGGACTAAAGTAACAGGGAAGCTTTCATTTGAATGCACCAATTTTGATAAGGTGTTAATTCTTTTTGATGACGGAACATATACAGTCATTAATATTCCGGAAAAGCAATACCTTCAAACAGACCATAAAAAGGTTGTGTATGTGGGATGTGCAGATAAAAAAACGGTGATTAGTGTATTGGTTAAAGATCCGAAATCGCATTTTTGTTTTGCAAAACGTTTTATCATTTCCCAATTTATCTTAGATAAAATTTACCGCTATTTTGATGAAGACTTAGAATTGCAATTTATTTCGACACAACCTAATGTGAAGTTAGAGATACAATTTATTCCTAAATTGAAACAAAAAGTTTCTAAAATGGATTTTGATTTTAATGAAACTTTAGTGAAAGGCGTTAGTTCAAAAGGAATAAGAGTCGCAAATCGGGGAGTTAAAAAAATACTGGTGGGTAAAAATGAAGGGACAGCCTAG